In Streptomyces sp. NBC_01381, the sequence CGGACGATCTGACACGGGTGGGGCGCGACGAGTCGACGATCTTCGGGGGCGATGGCCGCGGTGGCTTCATCATCCCCGAGTTCAGCAGTGTCTTCGACGGTACGGCGGCGTTCGTGCGGCTCATCGGGCTTGTGGCGCGGACGCAGCTCACGCTCAGCCAGATCGACGCGCGGATTCCGCGGGCCCATGTGCTGCGGCGTGACCTCGCGACTCCGTGGGCGGTCAAGGGTCTGGTGATGCGTCGCGTGGTCGAGGCCGCGGGGGAGCGTTCCGTGGACACGACCGATGGTGTGCGGGTCGTGGAGACCGACGGGCGCTGGGTGTTGGTGCTGCCCGATCCCGCGGAGGCGGTCACTCATTTGTGGGCAGAAGGGCCCGATGACGCGTCCGCGCAGGCACTGCTCGACGAATGGTCCGCAGTGGTGGACAGCGCAGGTCGCTGACCGTGCGCGAGGGCCGGACGGCGCCCGGCAGGGGCGCCGTCCGGCACGCCGGTGGGGCCATTCGGAGGTAACGCCCGCGACGTGCGACGATGTGCGGCATGCCGCAGCAGCCCCCCGTTCGGAGCACCCCCTCGCGCCCCCGGCGCCCGGACGCCTCCATGTCGCTGCTCACCACCGTCATGGACCACAGCCTGGACGAGGGATACGCGGAGGCGGCTGCCCGCAAGAAGGAGAAGGGTGACGGCGGCGTTCCGCGTCCGCTGCGCGCCAAGCTCGGGCTCGCACTCGGGCTCGTACTCGCCGCCCTGGTGGTGACCGTGGGAGCCGCGCAGGCGCGGATAGCGGCTCCGGTCGTCGCCAAGGAGCGCGCGGAGCTCATCGACCGGATCGAGTCGGCGACTTCGGACGCGGACAAGCTCGAAGAGGACGTCGAGACGCTCCGCGACGACGTGAGCGAGCGGCAGCGTGAGGCGCTGAAGAAGCACGGCGGAAGCCAGGGCGAGTTGGTGGCTCTGCTTTCCGGTGCCACAGAGGTGGACGGGCCGGGCGTGAAGCTCGTCGTGGACGACGCCAAGGCAGCAGACCAGGGCGGTGGCGGACCGCGGGAGAGCAGCGGGTTCTCCGACACCGGACGGGTGCGGGACCGCGACATGCAGCGGGTGGTCAACGGCCTGTGGCAGTCGGGCGCGGAGGCGATCGCCATCAACGACCAGCGGCTGACCGCGCTGTCGGCGATCAGGGCCGCGGGTGACGCGATACTGGTCGACAACAAGCCGCTGGTGCCGCCGTATACGGTGCTTGCCGTGGGGGACGGGCAGCGGTTGAGCACGAGATTCCAGAACAGTCGCGACGGTCAGTATCTGCATGCTCTGCAGGAGAA encodes:
- a CDS encoding DUF881 domain-containing protein encodes the protein MCGMPQQPPVRSTPSRPRRPDASMSLLTTVMDHSLDEGYAEAAARKKEKGDGGVPRPLRAKLGLALGLVLAALVVTVGAAQARIAAPVVAKERAELIDRIESATSDADKLEEDVETLRDDVSERQREALKKHGGSQGELVALLSGATEVDGPGVKLVVDDAKAADQGGGGPRESSGFSDTGRVRDRDMQRVVNGLWQSGAEAIAINDQRLTALSAIRAAGDAILVDNKPLVPPYTVLAVGDGQRLSTRFQNSRDGQYLHALQENFGVRTSISVQESVRLPAAPSVTVRTAEPKAGKGT